The following are encoded together in the Acidobacteriota bacterium genome:
- a CDS encoding lipase maturation factor family protein, with product MPVSGHLLLSADPPRFTLSRGVFLRLLGFVYFVAFASLTPQLAGLVGSDGLLPAAGYLERAHDLWGREAYVQLPTLLWLWPGDALLAMLCWLGIVLSVAAMAGAAPIAVFPSLWAVYLSLTVAGQDFLFFQWDLLLLETGLLAVLYAPRGWWPPIETRGPESAAARWLVWGLAFKLTFLSGVTKLLSNDQTWWGLTALRYHYETQPIPTWASWYAHNAPDWFGTVSVGMMFFIELAVPFVILVPPRFRRVRTAGCALLCLLQVLIAVSGNYGFFNLLTVTLYISLLDDAVIAGALPWLRAPAGYAQRGAPRPGARGMAMAVPVTILAVLSALTFVREIRRPTPMPGWSDALLGAVAPLRSVNGYGLFRVMTTDRPEIVMEGSADGVAWTEYAFPWKAGDLARAPGFVQPHMPRLDWQMWFAALDPQRQAHWLFALVDRVLENDPTALGLLEHNPFPDEPPAFVRLVLYRYRFTTPEEAEDGDWWKRELIGYLTEPIPRRP from the coding sequence GTGCCCGTAAGCGGCCATCTCCTGCTCTCCGCCGATCCACCCCGCTTCACACTGTCCCGCGGCGTCTTCCTCCGCCTGCTCGGCTTCGTCTACTTCGTGGCCTTCGCCTCGCTCACGCCGCAGCTCGCGGGCCTGGTCGGATCGGACGGCCTGCTCCCGGCCGCGGGTTATCTCGAACGGGCGCACGACCTGTGGGGCCGCGAAGCCTACGTGCAGCTTCCGACGCTGCTGTGGCTCTGGCCGGGCGACGCGCTGCTCGCGATGCTGTGCTGGCTCGGAATCGTCCTGTCGGTCGCCGCGATGGCCGGCGCCGCCCCCATCGCCGTATTTCCATCGCTCTGGGCCGTGTACCTGTCGCTGACCGTCGCCGGACAGGACTTCCTGTTCTTCCAGTGGGACCTGCTGCTGCTGGAGACCGGCCTGCTGGCCGTGCTCTACGCGCCAAGGGGCTGGTGGCCGCCGATCGAGACGCGAGGGCCGGAGAGCGCAGCGGCCCGCTGGCTGGTCTGGGGGCTCGCGTTCAAACTGACCTTTCTGTCCGGCGTCACCAAGCTGCTGAGCAACGACCAGACCTGGTGGGGCCTGACCGCACTGCGGTACCACTACGAGACGCAGCCCATCCCCACGTGGGCGAGCTGGTACGCGCACAACGCCCCCGACTGGTTCGGGACCGTGTCGGTCGGGATGATGTTCTTCATCGAGCTCGCCGTGCCGTTCGTCATCCTGGTCCCGCCCCGCTTCCGGCGCGTTCGGACCGCCGGCTGCGCCCTGCTCTGCCTGCTGCAGGTGCTTATCGCGGTCAGCGGCAACTACGGCTTCTTCAACCTGCTGACCGTCACGCTGTACATCTCCCTGCTGGACGACGCGGTAATCGCGGGCGCGCTGCCCTGGTTGCGGGCGCCGGCCGGATACGCGCAGCGGGGAGCGCCTCGACCGGGCGCGCGGGGCATGGCCATGGCGGTGCCGGTCACGATCCTGGCGGTCCTGAGCGCGCTGACGTTCGTGCGAGAGATCCGGCGGCCGACGCCGATGCCGGGTTGGTCCGATGCGCTGCTCGGCGCCGTGGCCCCGCTGCGATCCGTCAACGGCTACGGCCTATTCCGGGTGATGACGACCGACCGGCCGGAGATCGTGATGGAAGGATCGGCGGACGGCGTCGCCTGGACGGAGTACGCGTTCCCCTGGAAGGCCGGCGACCTCGCGCGGGCGCCCGGCTTCGTCCAACCGCACATGCCGCGCCTCGACTGGCAGATGTGGTTTGCGGCGCTCGACCCGCAACGGCAGGCCCACTGGCTGTTCGCTCTGGTCGATCGCGTGCTGGAGAACGATCCGACCGCGCTCGGCCTGCTCGAGCACAATCCGTTCCCCGACGAACCGCCCGCCTTCGTCCGTCTCGTGCTGTACCGCTACCGGTTCACGACGCCGGAGGAGGCGGAGGACGGAGACTGGTGGAAACGCGAGCTGATTGGCTACCTCACCGAACCGATTCCCCGCCGGCCGTGA
- a CDS encoding cytochrome c, with protein MTTSLVVAALALSAAGFLLAGPAAAQNAGGDGAQSIPESFGFGRAATAAEIAAWDIDVMPDGTGLPEGEGTAASGAPVYARQCAVCHGQSGEGGIADRLVGYTPETTPPFGPRYEEWRGDGPDVPYSVGNYWPYATTLFDYIRRAMPSNAPGTLEADQVYGLVAWILAENGLIAADEAMNATTLPAVEMPARDIFVPQER; from the coding sequence TTGACGACATCGCTGGTCGTCGCCGCGCTGGCGCTGAGCGCCGCCGGTTTCCTGCTTGCGGGGCCGGCCGCGGCACAGAACGCCGGCGGTGACGGTGCGCAGTCGATCCCCGAGTCGTTCGGCTTCGGCCGCGCCGCGACCGCGGCGGAGATCGCCGCCTGGGACATCGACGTCATGCCCGACGGCACCGGCCTGCCCGAGGGCGAGGGAACGGCGGCGAGCGGCGCCCCGGTCTACGCGCGACAGTGCGCCGTCTGCCACGGACAGTCCGGCGAGGGCGGCATCGCGGATCGGCTGGTCGGATACACGCCGGAGACCACGCCGCCGTTCGGGCCGCGCTACGAGGAATGGCGCGGCGACGGTCCCGACGTGCCGTACTCGGTCGGCAACTACTGGCCCTACGCCACGACGCTGTTCGACTACATCCGCCGCGCGATGCCGTCGAACGCGCCCGGTACGCTGGAGGCCGACCAAGTCTACGGCCTCGTCGCCTGGATCCTCGCAGAGAACGGTCTCATCGCGGCCGACGAGGCGATGAACGCCACGACGCTGCCGGCGGTCGAAATGCCGGCCCGCGACATCTTCGTCCCGCAAGAGCGCTGA
- the soxC gene encoding sulfite dehydrogenase produces MARTVTRRDILTGAAGAIGAATLAPVGQRVHAQDTTKSPGGPASALGARSPHEPLARGRVTGLSSRTPLQDLHGMITPSDLHFERHHGGVPAVDPDDYRLLIHGLVERPTILTLAELKRFPATSRICFLECSGNYPTGAGPETKPELVCGMTSTTEWTGVSLATLFREVGASPDATWFLAEGQDAAVMTRSVPMEKAWDDAMVAYAQNGEALRPSQGYPARLLLPGWEGNSNVKWLRRIELADAPFMTREETSKYTDPLADGTARQFSFVFDARSIITSPAWPDVVEPGWIELRGVAWSGRGTIAKVDVSTDGGRTWQEASLQEPVLRQAHTRFRHLWRWDGSGTEIMSRATDDTGYVQPTRAALRAVRGRRARGYHLNPITAWRIQPNGQVYYREEPPWDA; encoded by the coding sequence ATGGCGAGAACAGTCACCCGCAGGGATATCCTGACCGGCGCGGCGGGCGCCATCGGCGCCGCCACGCTTGCGCCGGTCGGCCAGCGCGTCCACGCGCAGGACACCACGAAGTCCCCGGGGGGGCCGGCGAGCGCGCTCGGGGCGCGGTCGCCCCACGAGCCGCTGGCGCGCGGCAGGGTCACCGGCCTCTCGTCGCGGACGCCGCTGCAGGATCTCCACGGCATGATCACGCCGTCGGACCTCCACTTCGAGCGGCACCACGGCGGCGTGCCGGCGGTCGACCCCGACGACTACCGGCTCCTGATCCACGGGCTGGTCGAGCGGCCGACGATCCTCACGCTCGCCGAGTTGAAGCGCTTCCCCGCCACGTCGCGCATCTGCTTCCTGGAGTGCTCCGGCAACTATCCCACGGGCGCCGGACCGGAAACGAAGCCGGAGCTGGTCTGCGGCATGACCTCCACCACCGAGTGGACCGGCGTGTCGCTCGCCACGCTGTTCCGCGAGGTCGGCGCGAGCCCCGACGCGACGTGGTTCCTGGCCGAGGGACAGGACGCCGCGGTGATGACACGCAGCGTCCCCATGGAGAAGGCCTGGGACGACGCGATGGTCGCCTACGCGCAGAACGGCGAGGCGCTGCGGCCGTCGCAGGGCTACCCGGCGCGGCTCCTGCTGCCGGGCTGGGAGGGCAACTCCAACGTCAAGTGGCTGCGCCGCATCGAGCTGGCCGACGCCCCGTTCATGACGCGCGAGGAGACCTCGAAGTACACCGACCCGCTGGCCGACGGCACGGCGCGGCAGTTCAGCTTCGTCTTCGACGCCCGTTCGATCATCACCTCGCCGGCCTGGCCGGACGTGGTCGAGCCGGGCTGGATCGAGCTCCGCGGCGTCGCGTGGTCGGGGCGGGGCACCATCGCGAAAGTGGACGTCAGCACCGACGGTGGCCGCACCTGGCAGGAGGCGAGCCTGCAGGAGCCGGTCCTGCGGCAGGCGCACACCCGCTTCCGGCACCTGTGGCGCTGGGATGGCTCCGGGACCGAGATAATGAGCCGGGCCACCGACGACACCGGCTACGTCCAGCCGACGCGGGCCGCGCTGCGCGCCGTTCGCGGCCGCCGCGCGCGCGGGTATCACCTCAACCCGATCACCGCGTGGCGCATCCAGCCGAACGGGCAGGTCTACTACCGGGAGGAGCCGCCGTGGGACGCGTGA
- the msrA gene encoding peptide-methionine (S)-S-oxide reductase MsrA, whose translation MLFANPASLRMPTAAEALPGRDATLPVPAGHFVHGRPIVPPFPEGTRKAVFGLGCFWGAERTFWELDGVYSTAVGYAGGFTKNPTYEEVCSGGTGHSEVVLVVYDPRVIDFEGLLKVFWESHDPTQGMRQGNDVGTQYRSAIFVDDAQQQRAADASRDAYQPGLTAAGYGPITTEIRTAPPFFHAEEYHQQYLAKNPGGYCGLGGTGVACPRPAEVSQA comes from the coding sequence ATGCTGTTCGCCAATCCAGCCAGTCTGCGTATGCCGACCGCGGCGGAGGCGTTGCCCGGCCGTGACGCGACGCTGCCGGTGCCGGCGGGGCACTTCGTGCACGGCCGCCCGATCGTCCCGCCGTTTCCGGAGGGGACCCGCAAGGCGGTGTTCGGCCTGGGTTGCTTCTGGGGCGCCGAGCGGACGTTCTGGGAGCTCGACGGCGTCTACTCGACCGCCGTCGGCTATGCCGGCGGGTTCACGAAGAACCCGACGTACGAAGAGGTGTGCAGCGGCGGGACGGGCCACTCGGAGGTGGTGCTCGTCGTTTACGACCCGCGCGTCATCGACTTCGAAGGCCTGTTGAAGGTCTTCTGGGAGAGCCACGACCCGACCCAGGGGATGCGGCAGGGCAACGACGTCGGCACGCAGTACCGCTCCGCCATCTTCGTGGACGACGCGCAACAGCAGCGCGCCGCCGATGCCTCGCGCGACGCCTACCAGCCGGGACTGACCGCGGCCGGCTACGGTCCGATCACGACCGAGATCCGCACGGCGCCGCCCTTCTTCCACGCCGAGGAGTACCACCAGCAGTATCTGGCGAAGAACCCCGGCGGCTACTGTGGTCTCGGCGGGACCGGCGTCGCCTGCCCCCGACCGGCGGAAGTCTCGCAAGCCTGA
- a CDS encoding HAD-IA family hydrolase, whose translation MIDWTAYEAVLFDLDGVLTATARLHAASWKRMFDDYLRSRAAARGEPFRPFEMPGDYARFVDGRPRYDGVRTFLASRGITLEDGVPEDAPGLETVCGLGNRKNAMFTELLAGEGVEVYEGSLAVVRHLRRHGVRCAVVSSSRSCEAILRAAALADLFELRVDGQVAVRQGLAGKPAPDTFVYAARVLGVARSRAVVVEDAIAGVEAGSAGGFGLVVAIDRSGEAEALSRAGADHVVTDLGDTLKHADGDAARPSEAR comes from the coding sequence ATGATCGACTGGACCGCCTACGAGGCGGTGCTCTTCGACCTCGACGGCGTCCTCACCGCCACCGCCCGGCTGCATGCCGCGTCGTGGAAGCGGATGTTCGACGACTATCTGCGCAGTCGGGCAGCCGCGCGCGGCGAGCCGTTCCGGCCGTTCGAGATGCCCGGCGACTATGCGCGGTTCGTCGACGGCAGGCCGCGCTACGACGGCGTCCGGACCTTCCTCGCGTCGCGCGGCATCACCCTGGAAGACGGGGTGCCCGAGGATGCGCCCGGGCTGGAGACGGTCTGTGGTCTCGGCAACCGGAAGAACGCGATGTTCACCGAGCTGCTTGCCGGTGAGGGGGTCGAGGTCTACGAAGGTTCCCTGGCGGTGGTCCGGCACCTGCGCCGCCACGGCGTGCGCTGCGCCGTCGTCTCCTCGAGTCGGAGCTGCGAGGCCATCCTGCGCGCGGCCGCGCTGGCCGACCTGTTCGAGCTGCGGGTCGACGGCCAGGTTGCCGTGCGGCAGGGACTGGCCGGCAAGCCGGCGCCCGACACCTTCGTCTACGCGGCGCGGGTGCTCGGCGTCGCGCGGTCGCGGGCCGTCGTGGTCGAGGACGCGATTGCCGGCGTCGAAGCCGGAAGCGCCGGCGGTTTCGGACTGGTCGTCGCGATCGATCGCAGCGGGGAGGCGGAAGCGCTCTCACGGGCCGGCGCCGACCACGTGGTGACCGACCTGGGCGACACGTTGAAGCACGCGGACGGGGACGCAGCCCGACCCTCGGAGGCCCGCTGA
- a CDS encoding glycoside hydrolase family 65 protein encodes MGDLHRRHPPQDIYPREPWRLVETHFDERYLAAAESLFATANGYLGMRGTCDEGQPVVHNGTYVNGFHETWPIVYGEEAYGFAKLGQTIVDVPDAKIIRLYVDDEPFFLPTATLEGFERALDLQAGTLDRELVWAHSSGQRVSIRSRRLVSLEHRHLAAIEYEVTLLASDAPVVIVSEVVDSERSARPNGDPRTRQFGCEVLDTEVTRTAEARVVRGYVTRSSGMTLSCAIDHEVRTDCSFNVKASADEAAGRVVYSIDGTVGTRIRLIKYITYHSSRRRQVEELCQRAERVLDRAVEKGFQDLLDSQKRFLDDFWNCSDVEVRDNPEWQQTIRFNLFQMCQATARAEGVGVPAKGLTGPGYEGHYFWDTEIYVLPFLTYTKPRIAQNLLRQRHAFLDEARARAREVNQRGALFPWRTINGNEASAYYAAGTAQYHINADIVYALRKYVDLTGDREFLKEVGAEILVETARLWVDLGFFGRHDGKFRINGVTGPDEYNTVVNNNLYTNLMARENLWYAVETIRALAESDPQRFGSLVRDTGLRQEEIDDWRQAADRMYLPYDERDGVHLQDDSFKDKQDWDFASTPAEKYPLLLHYHPLVIYRYRVVKQADVVLAMFLLGHEFSHDQKRRNFVYYDRLTTRDSSLSCSIESIIAAEVGEMDKAFSYSIDAGLMDLADVAGNVQDGCHIASMGGFWMTLIYGFAGMRDTDGRLSFAPKVPEKLGGLRFPLEIRGQRLEVDLTPTSATYVVRGEAALRIAHEDELVELEPDVPVTRAVRRRPQVDGEASTVTASSGAGTVT; translated from the coding sequence ATGGGTGACCTTCACCGCCGGCATCCGCCCCAGGACATCTACCCGCGCGAGCCCTGGCGCCTGGTGGAGACGCACTTCGACGAGCGCTACCTGGCCGCCGCCGAGTCGCTGTTCGCCACCGCGAACGGCTATCTGGGGATGCGCGGCACGTGCGACGAGGGGCAGCCGGTGGTGCACAACGGCACCTACGTCAACGGCTTCCACGAGACGTGGCCCATCGTCTACGGCGAGGAGGCCTACGGTTTCGCGAAGCTCGGCCAGACCATCGTCGACGTGCCGGACGCGAAGATCATCCGCCTGTACGTCGACGACGAGCCGTTCTTCCTGCCGACCGCGACGCTGGAGGGTTTCGAGCGGGCGCTCGACTTGCAGGCCGGCACGCTGGATCGGGAGCTCGTCTGGGCGCATTCCTCGGGTCAGCGCGTCTCCATTCGGTCGCGGCGCCTCGTCTCGCTGGAACACCGGCATCTGGCCGCGATCGAGTACGAGGTCACGCTGCTGGCGAGCGACGCACCCGTCGTCATCGTGTCGGAAGTCGTCGACAGCGAACGTTCCGCGCGTCCCAACGGCGACCCGCGCACCCGGCAGTTCGGTTGCGAGGTGCTCGATACGGAGGTGACCCGCACCGCAGAGGCGCGCGTGGTCCGCGGCTACGTCACCAGGTCGAGCGGGATGACGCTGTCCTGCGCCATCGATCACGAGGTGCGGACCGACTGCTCGTTCAACGTGAAGGCATCGGCCGACGAGGCGGCGGGCCGCGTGGTCTATTCCATCGACGGCACGGTAGGTACCCGCATCCGGCTCATCAAGTACATCACCTACCACTCGTCGCGCCGCCGCCAGGTCGAGGAGCTCTGCCAGCGTGCCGAGCGGGTCCTCGATCGGGCGGTGGAGAAGGGGTTTCAGGACCTGCTCGACAGCCAGAAACGCTTTCTCGACGACTTCTGGAACTGCAGCGACGTGGAGGTGCGCGACAACCCGGAGTGGCAGCAGACGATCCGGTTCAACCTGTTTCAAATGTGCCAGGCGACGGCGCGCGCCGAAGGCGTGGGCGTGCCGGCCAAGGGCCTGACCGGGCCCGGATACGAGGGGCACTATTTCTGGGACACCGAGATCTACGTGCTGCCGTTCCTCACGTATACCAAGCCGCGGATCGCGCAGAACCTGCTTCGTCAGCGGCACGCCTTCCTGGACGAGGCCCGCGCACGCGCGCGGGAGGTCAACCAGCGCGGCGCGCTCTTCCCCTGGCGCACCATCAACGGCAACGAGGCCTCCGCGTACTACGCGGCGGGGACGGCGCAGTACCACATCAACGCGGACATCGTGTACGCGCTTCGCAAGTATGTGGACCTCACCGGCGACCGGGAATTCCTCAAGGAGGTCGGCGCGGAGATCCTGGTCGAGACCGCGCGCCTGTGGGTCGACCTCGGCTTCTTCGGCCGCCACGACGGCAAGTTCCGGATCAACGGGGTGACCGGGCCGGACGAGTACAACACCGTCGTCAACAACAACCTGTACACCAACCTGATGGCGCGCGAGAACCTCTGGTACGCCGTGGAGACCATCCGGGCGCTGGCGGAGAGCGATCCGCAACGATTCGGGTCGCTGGTCCGCGACACCGGACTTCGCCAGGAGGAGATCGATGACTGGCGGCAGGCGGCCGACCGGATGTACCTGCCGTACGACGAACGCGACGGCGTGCACCTGCAGGACGACTCCTTCAAGGACAAGCAGGACTGGGACTTCGCCAGCACGCCCGCGGAGAAGTACCCGCTGTTGCTGCACTACCACCCGCTCGTGATCTACCGCTATCGCGTCGTCAAGCAGGCGGACGTCGTGCTGGCGATGTTCCTCCTCGGCCACGAGTTCTCGCACGACCAGAAGCGGCGCAACTTCGTGTACTACGACCGGCTCACGACGCGCGATTCGTCGCTGTCGTGCTCCATCGAGAGCATCATCGCGGCCGAGGTGGGGGAGATGGACAAGGCGTTCAGCTACTCCATCGACGCGGGGCTGATGGACCTGGCGGACGTGGCCGGAAACGTGCAGGACGGATGCCACATCGCGTCGATGGGCGGCTTCTGGATGACGCTCATCTACGGTTTCGCGGGGATGCGCGACACCGACGGCCGCCTCAGCTTCGCGCCCAAGGTGCCGGAGAAGCTCGGCGGCCTGCGTTTCCCGCTGGAGATCCGCGGGCAGCGCCTGGAGGTGGATCTGACCCCGACGTCCGCGACCTACGTGGTGCGGGGGGAGGCCGCGCTGCGCATCGCGCACGAGGACGAGCTGGTCGAACTGGAGCCGGACGTTCCGGTCACCCGCGCGGTCCGCCGACGCCCGCAGGTCGACGGCGAGGCGTCGACCGTGACGGCTTCGTCCGGTGCGGGGACGGTTACGTAG
- a CDS encoding BON domain-containing protein → MDAIQRQFTSIAAALSIAVVGVTAAAAPAAAQSPEQIKQAVERELRGDRALRRLEVSVAGDEVTLTGRVRHFWDKNEALRRTFDIRGVGTVVSEIEVPVQEDQEELVEDVSRAIQRYPHYRVWDYIDGRIDNGAVRIFGQVTPERDKAGELFERIAKVRGVQDVQVNLTPLSPSSSDNRLRNAIGRQLARSEHFERLVSMTNPPFHIIVNNSVVTLVGYVQSRIEYIEMQRIVAQTQGVLRVDNQLQTVR, encoded by the coding sequence ATGGACGCGATTCAGAGACAGTTCACCAGCATCGCCGCCGCGTTGTCGATCGCCGTCGTCGGCGTGACCGCCGCCGCGGCCCCCGCCGCCGCCCAGTCTCCGGAGCAGATCAAGCAGGCCGTCGAGCGCGAATTGCGGGGGGACCGCGCCCTGCGCCGGCTCGAGGTGTCGGTGGCCGGCGACGAGGTGACGCTGACCGGGAGGGTGCGCCACTTCTGGGACAAGAACGAGGCGTTGCGGCGCACCTTCGACATCCGCGGCGTCGGCACCGTGGTCAGCGAGATCGAGGTGCCGGTCCAGGAGGACCAGGAAGAGCTGGTCGAGGACGTGAGCCGCGCGATCCAGCGCTATCCGCACTACCGGGTCTGGGACTACATCGACGGGCGCATCGACAACGGGGCCGTGCGCATCTTCGGGCAGGTGACGCCGGAACGCGACAAGGCGGGCGAGCTGTTCGAGCGCATCGCCAAGGTGCGCGGCGTCCAGGACGTCCAGGTGAACCTCACCCCGCTCTCTCCCAGCAGCTCGGACAACCGGCTGCGGAATGCGATCGGTCGCCAGCTCGCGAGAAGCGAGCATTTCGAGCGGCTCGTGTCGATGACCAACCCGCCGTTCCACATCATCGTGAACAACAGCGTCGTCACGTTAGTCGGCTACGTGCAGAGCCGGATCGAGTACATCGAGATGCAGCGGATCGTCGCGCAGACGCAGGGCGTCCTGCGGGTCGACAACCAGTTGCAGACCGTGCGGTAG
- a CDS encoding PQQ-dependent dehydrogenase, methanol/ethanol family encodes MKRLATVSALIALVAPAAATAQEDAGPSLRPVTWERLLNAADEPENWLMYSGTLDSKRYSRLDQIHNRNVGNLELKWAYQIPEIDRAETTPLVVDGVMFVTEAPSNVVALDAATGRQYWRYNHDLPDDLRICCGRNNRGVAILGETLFMSTLDAHIVAIDARTGNVVWDTETAPHTSGYSKTAAPLIVKDQVITGIAGGEYGIRGFLDSYDPASGVRNWRTYTIPGPDEPGNQTWLGESWRTGGSPTWITGAYDPDLDLIYWGTGNPGPDWNGEVRLGDNLYSDSVLALNGDGGNLEWYFQFTPHDIHDWDAIQVPILADILYEGEMRKAMLWANRNAFYYTLDRETGEFLVGKPYALQTWAEGLDENGRPIRVPNMEPSVEGTLVSPTIGGGTNWWSPTFSPRTGLLYVNAFDGEQIFFIREEEYVEGEQYLGGGGESAGPIDNYHSAVRAINPATGDVQWEYPIAPRSTSGLMSTAGDIVFGGTVDGYFFAIDAVSGEELWYMTVGARVHSAPISYAVDGEQYVSIAAGNVVFTFGLAE; translated from the coding sequence ATGAAACGACTTGCGACCGTATCGGCCTTGATCGCGCTGGTGGCGCCGGCGGCGGCGACGGCCCAGGAAGACGCGGGACCCTCGTTGCGCCCGGTCACCTGGGAGCGCCTGCTGAACGCCGCGGACGAGCCCGAGAACTGGCTCATGTACTCGGGGACGCTCGACAGCAAGCGGTATAGCCGCCTCGACCAGATCCACAACCGCAACGTCGGCAATCTCGAGTTGAAGTGGGCCTACCAGATCCCGGAAATCGACCGGGCCGAGACCACGCCGCTCGTCGTCGACGGGGTCATGTTCGTCACCGAGGCCCCGAGCAACGTCGTGGCCCTCGACGCCGCCACCGGCCGCCAGTACTGGCGCTACAACCACGATCTGCCGGACGATCTGCGCATCTGCTGCGGGCGCAACAACCGGGGCGTGGCCATCCTGGGCGAGACGCTCTTCATGAGCACGCTCGACGCGCACATCGTCGCCATCGACGCGCGCACCGGCAACGTCGTCTGGGACACCGAGACCGCCCCGCACACGAGCGGCTACAGCAAGACGGCGGCGCCGCTCATCGTCAAGGACCAGGTGATCACGGGCATCGCGGGCGGCGAGTACGGCATCCGCGGCTTCCTCGATTCCTACGACCCGGCGAGCGGCGTGCGCAACTGGCGCACCTACACCATCCCGGGGCCGGACGAGCCGGGGAACCAGACTTGGCTCGGCGAGTCGTGGCGGACCGGCGGCTCGCCGACCTGGATCACCGGCGCCTACGATCCCGACCTCGACCTCATCTACTGGGGCACCGGCAATCCCGGCCCCGACTGGAACGGCGAGGTGCGCCTGGGCGACAACCTCTACTCCGACTCGGTGCTCGCCCTGAACGGCGACGGCGGCAACCTGGAGTGGTACTTCCAGTTCACGCCGCACGACATCCACGACTGGGACGCGATCCAGGTGCCGATCCTCGCCGACATCTTGTACGAGGGCGAGATGCGCAAGGCGATGCTGTGGGCCAACCGCAACGCCTTCTACTACACGCTCGACCGCGAGACCGGCGAGTTCCTGGTCGGCAAGCCCTACGCCCTGCAGACCTGGGCGGAAGGGCTCGACGAGAACGGCCGCCCGATCCGCGTGCCGAACATGGAGCCGTCGGTCGAAGGCACCCTGGTCTCGCCGACCATCGGCGGCGGCACCAACTGGTGGTCGCCCACCTTCAGCCCGCGCACCGGCCTGCTCTACGTCAACGCGTTCGACGGCGAGCAGATCTTCTTCATCCGCGAGGAGGAGTACGTCGAAGGCGAGCAGTACCTCGGGGGCGGCGGCGAGAGCGCCGGGCCGATCGACAACTACCACAGCGCGGTTCGCGCCATCAATCCGGCGACGGGCGACGTCCAATGGGAGTACCCCATCGCGCCGCGGTCCACCTCGGGACTGATGTCCACCGCCGGCGACATCGTCTTCGGCGGCACCGTCGACGGCTACTTCTTCGCCATCGACGCGGTCAGCGGCGAGGAGCTCTGGTACATGACGGTGGGCGCCCGCGTCCACTCGGCGCCCATCAGCTACGCGGTCGACGGCGAGCAGTACGTCTCGATCGCGGCGGGCAACGTCGTCTTCACGTTCGGCCTCGCCGAGTAG
- a CDS encoding c-type cytochrome → MRRVFFVGLIQAALVAALVVVAGPAAPAEAQENPYETLIDVRMGERVFRAQCGRCHGRDGRGNDETGAPDLTTGQFSRVSSDAGMFDVIRDGIDGTAMIGISPRASDQSVWQIVSYINSLNLDPADYDLPGDAGRGEQVYAGANCSTCHMVRGEGGRTGPDLSTVGSRLDPDEITTSLSDPDAEVAPRWWTMRINRADGSTIEGLRMNEDTFTVRIMDNDENLWSFMKSEVRSLEQIKTSTMPAAEGLNASEMDDLVAYLFSLRRES, encoded by the coding sequence ATGCGCAGAGTATTCTTCGTCGGGCTGATCCAGGCCGCGCTCGTTGCCGCCCTGGTCGTCGTCGCCGGCCCCGCCGCGCCGGCCGAGGCCCAGGAGAACCCGTACGAAACGCTGATCGACGTCCGGATGGGCGAACGCGTGTTCCGCGCCCAGTGCGGGCGCTGCCACGGTCGCGACGGCCGCGGCAACGACGAGACCGGGGCCCCGGACCTGACGACCGGCCAGTTCTCGCGCGTGAGCAGCGACGCCGGCATGTTCGACGTGATCCGCGACGGGATCGACGGCACCGCCATGATCGGCATCAGCCCGCGGGCGTCCGATCAGAGTGTCTGGCAGATCGTCTCCTACATCAACTCGCTGAACCTCGATCCCGCCGACTATGACCTGCCCGGTGATGCGGGGCGTGGCGAGCAGGTGTACGCCGGTGCGAACTGCTCGACCTGCCACATGGTCCGCGGTGAGGGCGGCCGGACCGGCCCCGACCTGTCGACGGTCGGCAGCCGGCTCGACCCCGACGAGATAACGACCTCTCTCAGCGACCCGGACGCCGAGGTCGCGCCCCGCTGGTGGACGATGCGGATCAACCGGGCCGACGGCTCGACCATCGAAGGGCTGCGGATGAACGAGGACACGTTCACGGTCCGCATCATGGACAACGACGAGAACCTCTGGAGCTTCATGAAGAGCGAGGTCCGCTCTCTCGAGCAGATCAAGACCTCCACCATGCCGGCTGCCGAGGGTCTGAACGCGAGCGAGATGGACGACCTGGTCGCCTACCTCTTCTCGCTGCGCAGGGAGAGCTGA
- a CDS encoding YggT family protein: MLLIGLLDVYSFIVFGAVIASWVQLPPDNPIGNFLHAMTEPLLGPIRSVLPDMGGLDFSPLVLLFAVRMLRGMLLSAAAGF; this comes from the coding sequence ATGCTGCTCATCGGCCTCCTCGACGTCTACTCGTTCATCGTCTTCGGCGCGGTAATCGCCTCGTGGGTGCAGCTTCCGCCGGACAACCCCATCGGGAACTTCCTGCACGCCATGACGGAGCCGCTGCTCGGCCCCATCCGTTCGGTGCTGCCGGACATGGGCGGGCTGGACTTTTCGCCGCTCGTGCTGCTGTTCGCGGTCCGGATGCTGCGCGGCATGCTGCTGTCGGCGGCGGCCGGCTTCTGA